In Deltaproteobacteria bacterium GWC2_55_46, a single window of DNA contains:
- a CDS encoding nitroreductase — translation MKEVQMDTIHAIKERRSINFFDPAKTLSDSAIDELLRLANLAPSSFNLQPWRVVVVSQAESKKTLRRCAMNQQKVEEASVVLIMAADPDGVEENMDRVLESWLALGFMKPEMRKTYSDMMLSLYGARDSLTRKLFAVKNTALFAMNLMLAAKGLGLDTHPMDGFDEGCVKKEFNIPERMIIPMLVAIGSLKPGVNLAPRAFRRELAEFVSHETYGK, via the coding sequence ATGAAGGAGGTCCAGATGGACACCATCCATGCGATAAAGGAACGCCGCTCCATAAACTTCTTCGACCCCGCGAAAACACTCTCCGATAGCGCCATAGATGAGCTCCTCCGGCTCGCCAACCTCGCTCCTTCGTCATTTAATCTCCAGCCCTGGAGGGTGGTCGTGGTCTCTCAAGCTGAAAGTAAAAAAACGCTCCGCAGGTGCGCCATGAACCAGCAGAAGGTGGAGGAGGCCTCGGTGGTACTCATCATGGCGGCCGACCCGGACGGCGTTGAGGAGAACATGGACAGGGTGCTCGAAAGCTGGTTGGCGCTTGGCTTCATGAAGCCCGAGATGAGGAAAACCTACTCCGATATGATGTTGAGCCTTTACGGGGCCAGGGACAGCCTTACGCGGAAGCTTTTCGCGGTCAAGAATACGGCCCTTTTCGCGATGAACCTCATGCTCGCCGCCAAGGGCCTGGGGCTTGATACCCACCCGATGGACGGGTTTGACGAGGGCTGTGTAAAAAAAGAGTTCAACATACCGGAGCGGATGATAATCCCCATGCTCGTCGCGATCGGGTCTCTGAAGCCCGGTGTAAACCTCGCTCCGAGGGCATTCAGGAGGGAGCTTGCAGAGTTCGTAAGCCACGAGACTTACGGAAAGTGA
- a CDS encoding twin arginine-targeting protein translocase TatC: MAGEEKRMSFTGHLAELRQRLIISVIAVAAGFLAAYYYSDRLYWLLASPLLEALPQGQDFMVFTGVVEPFFIYLKVALLAGLVIASPVVVYQVWAFVAPGLYRDERRWFIFIVIFSVVLFVSGAAFAFKVVFPFGFKYLLSYSTQGLKPFLSMGQYFSMATRLLLAFGLVFQLPLAILVLSRLGIVSARQLVAWWRYAIVAILVASAVLTPTPDVFNQMLMAGPLAVLYVMGIVVASIFGKKK; encoded by the coding sequence ATGGCCGGGGAAGAAAAGAGGATGTCGTTTACCGGCCACCTGGCCGAGCTGCGGCAAAGGCTCATCATATCCGTTATCGCAGTCGCCGCGGGTTTTTTAGCCGCTTATTATTACTCTGACAGGCTCTACTGGCTTTTGGCCTCTCCGCTCCTTGAGGCCCTGCCCCAGGGGCAGGACTTCATGGTATTTACCGGGGTGGTCGAGCCGTTTTTCATCTACCTGAAGGTCGCCCTTCTGGCCGGGCTGGTCATTGCGAGCCCGGTCGTTGTCTACCAGGTATGGGCCTTTGTGGCACCGGGCCTCTACAGGGATGAGAGGCGTTGGTTCATATTCATCGTCATATTCTCGGTCGTCCTCTTCGTCTCTGGCGCCGCCTTCGCCTTCAAGGTCGTCTTCCCCTTTGGTTTCAAGTACCTGCTCAGTTATTCAACGCAGGGATTAAAGCCATTTCTATCGATGGGGCAGTACTTCTCGATGGCTACAAGGCTTCTACTCGCCTTCGGCCTCGTCTTCCAGCTCCCCCTTGCCATACTCGTGCTCTCAAGGCTTGGGATAGTCTCTGCCCGCCAACTCGTCGCCTGGTGGAGGTACGCGATAGTCGCCATCCTCGTCGCCTCGGCGGTACTCACGCCCACGCCTGACGTATTCAATCAGATGCTCATGGCCGGCCCCCTTGCCGTCCTTTACGTCATGGGCATAGTCGTCGCTTCCATATTCGGGAAGAAGAAATAA
- a CDS encoding NYN domain-containing protein, whose translation MHSKKAQRIGLYIDVANITRNGGYGMRFDALRDFACRDSGEPIRLNAYVAYDEERAKTDHDYRDRTFNFHSTLRDYGYKVIEKIVSWYTDESGNRFGKANADLDMAVDALLQSENLDKVMMATGDGDFIQVVRALQNKGCRVEAVAFQNVSSNLKREVDLFMSGFLVPNLLPIQDADPKKNWGEVGSRVRGICYTFNKSKNFGFMRYLSRIGPGLWITDTRRSDSPFGTAFAHESSFGPGIDIAMLPSRDLIFEFDLTQGEKGMQATNIVKIFP comes from the coding sequence ATGCACAGCAAAAAAGCCCAGCGAATAGGCCTTTACATAGACGTCGCCAACATAACCCGGAACGGCGGCTACGGCATGCGCTTTGACGCGCTCCGGGACTTCGCCTGCAGGGACAGCGGCGAGCCGATAAGGCTCAACGCCTACGTCGCGTATGACGAAGAGAGGGCCAAGACCGACCATGATTACAGGGACCGGACCTTCAACTTCCACTCGACACTCAGGGACTACGGCTACAAGGTCATTGAAAAGATCGTCAGCTGGTATACGGACGAGTCGGGGAACAGATTCGGCAAGGCCAACGCCGACCTCGACATGGCCGTAGACGCCCTCCTTCAGTCGGAGAACCTCGATAAGGTCATGATGGCCACCGGCGACGGCGATTTCATACAGGTTGTGAGGGCCCTTCAGAACAAAGGCTGCAGGGTCGAGGCGGTCGCCTTCCAGAACGTATCGTCGAACCTGAAAAGAGAAGTCGACCTTTTCATGTCAGGCTTTCTTGTACCTAACCTCCTCCCCATACAGGACGCCGACCCCAAGAAGAACTGGGGCGAGGTGGGCTCGCGCGTAAGGGGCATCTGCTACACCTTCAATAAATCCAAGAACTTCGGCTTCATGAGGTATCTTTCAAGGATCGGCCCCGGCCTCTGGATAACCGACACCCGCCGCTCCGACTCTCCGTTCGGCACCGCCTTCGCCCATGAATCGAGCTTCGGCCCCGGCATAGACATAGCCATGCTCCCGAGCAGGGACCTCATATTCGAGTTCGACCTCACGCAGGGAGAAAAAGGCATGCAGGCGACGAACATCGTGAAGATATTCCCTTAA
- a CDS encoding twin arginine-targeting protein translocase TatB: MFGIGLSELVLVVIVALIALGPEKLPAVARALGKAYSEFRKAGEEVKKSFMEAARAEQKDGKPEAPVSGQADKE, translated from the coding sequence ATGTTCGGCATCGGTCTAAGCGAACTGGTACTCGTCGTCATCGTCGCCCTTATCGCCCTGGGGCCGGAGAAGCTCCCGGCTGTAGCCAGGGCGCTCGGGAAGGCATATTCTGAATTCAGGAAGGCCGGCGAAGAGGTAAAAAAGAGTTTCATGGAGGCGGCCAGGGCCGAGCAAAAGGACGGCAAGCCCGAGGCGCCGGTCTCCGGCCAGGCTGATAAGGAGTAG
- a CDS encoding DNA gyrase subunit B — MAPPQNASYDEKSIKVLGGLEAVRKRPAMYIGSTGAMGLHHLVYEVVDNSVDEALAGFCKNIDVVIHQDNSVTVTDDGRGIPVKLHPEKKKPTVEVVLTELHAGGKFENKAYKISGGLHGVGITVVNFLSEWLEVEIKRDGQVFQQRYERGKPAKPLAVEGKTKKTGTTVTFKPDAEIFEVMEFSFDTLSQRLRELSFLNAGIKITIRDERSDKFHEFQYKGGIVSFVEHLAKSKNAIHNKVIYMSGEKESVQMEMALQWTDSYNENIYTYANNINTTEGGTHLTGFKSALTRSINSYASERGLIKDVKESLQGEDVREGLIAVISVKLPNPQFEGQTKTKLGNSEVEGYVKAIVNDVLATFLEENPTVGKKIVQKAVEGARAREAARKAKEIIRRKGALDSSSLPGKLADCQETNPALSEIFIVEGDSAGGSAKQGRDRRFQAILPLKGKILNVEKARFDKVLSNEEIRTMVMALGCGIGNDDFKPEKLRYHRIIIMTDADVDGSHIRTLLLTFFYRQMKSLAENGHLYIAEPPLFKVKRGKEERYLKDDSHLEDFIFEQAQDDISIVPRGKKGPVQGKGLLAMLKNISRFRRGLARIESRGRDSEVIEALVLHDGLTEDSLKSELQVKKIIDGVNAHVKSLSLEHTPVFTHEKDPEHESFTIKYSSRRNGISTETVIDRNLLHSAEFLELKTLVKSMKEAGDPPFTVTNGEDATEILTFRGLVEHVLEIGKKGLSIQRYKGLGEMNPEQLWETTMDPEKRVLLQVRVEDAVEADAIFTRLMGDVVEPRREFIEKHALEVSNLDV; from the coding sequence ATGGCCCCTCCGCAGAACGCCTCCTATGACGAAAAATCCATCAAGGTGCTCGGGGGGCTTGAGGCCGTAAGGAAGCGGCCCGCCATGTACATAGGCTCCACCGGAGCGATGGGCCTCCACCACCTTGTCTACGAGGTCGTAGACAACTCGGTAGACGAGGCGCTCGCTGGCTTCTGCAAGAACATCGATGTAGTCATCCACCAGGACAACTCCGTTACCGTGACCGACGACGGCAGAGGCATACCGGTGAAGCTCCACCCTGAGAAGAAAAAACCGACGGTCGAGGTCGTCTTGACTGAACTGCACGCCGGCGGAAAGTTCGAGAACAAGGCTTACAAGATCTCAGGCGGGCTGCACGGGGTCGGCATAACGGTAGTGAACTTCCTCTCCGAGTGGCTTGAGGTCGAAATAAAGAGGGACGGGCAGGTCTTCCAGCAGAGGTACGAGCGCGGGAAACCGGCCAAGCCCCTTGCTGTCGAGGGGAAGACCAAGAAGACCGGCACCACGGTCACATTCAAGCCGGATGCCGAGATATTCGAGGTCATGGAATTCAGCTTCGACACCTTGAGCCAGCGCCTCCGCGAGCTTTCGTTCCTCAACGCCGGGATAAAGATAACCATCAGGGACGAGCGGTCGGACAAGTTCCACGAGTTCCAGTACAAGGGCGGGATAGTGAGCTTTGTAGAGCACCTCGCCAAGTCCAAAAACGCCATCCACAACAAGGTCATCTACATGTCCGGCGAGAAGGAATCGGTGCAGATGGAGATGGCCCTCCAGTGGACCGATTCCTACAACGAGAACATCTATACGTACGCCAACAACATAAACACCACTGAGGGCGGCACTCACCTGACGGGCTTTAAATCGGCCCTCACCAGGTCCATAAACAGCTACGCCTCCGAGCGCGGCCTTATAAAGGACGTCAAGGAATCCCTCCAGGGCGAGGACGTAAGGGAAGGGCTCATCGCGGTCATCAGCGTAAAGCTGCCGAACCCTCAGTTCGAAGGGCAGACAAAGACCAAACTCGGCAACTCGGAGGTCGAAGGCTACGTCAAGGCCATCGTAAACGACGTGCTCGCCACCTTCCTCGAAGAGAACCCCACCGTCGGGAAAAAGATCGTCCAGAAGGCGGTCGAGGGCGCAAGGGCGCGAGAGGCCGCGCGCAAGGCCAAGGAGATAATCCGCAGGAAGGGCGCGCTTGACTCCAGCAGCCTTCCGGGCAAGCTCGCGGACTGCCAGGAGACCAACCCGGCCCTCTCGGAGATATTCATAGTCGAGGGAGACTCCGCCGGAGGCTCGGCCAAGCAGGGGCGCGACAGGAGGTTCCAGGCGATACTCCCCCTTAAGGGAAAGATACTCAACGTCGAGAAGGCCCGGTTCGACAAGGTCCTCTCGAACGAGGAGATAAGGACCATGGTCATGGCCCTTGGCTGCGGCATCGGCAACGATGATTTCAAGCCCGAGAAGCTCCGCTACCACCGCATCATCATCATGACCGACGCTGACGTGGACGGCAGCCACATAAGGACGCTCCTCCTTACCTTCTTCTACCGCCAGATGAAATCCCTTGCCGAGAACGGCCACCTCTACATAGCCGAGCCCCCGCTCTTCAAGGTCAAAAGGGGCAAGGAAGAGAGGTACCTGAAGGACGACTCCCACCTCGAGGACTTCATCTTCGAGCAGGCCCAGGACGACATATCCATCGTGCCAAGGGGCAAGAAGGGCCCTGTGCAGGGCAAGGGGCTGCTCGCGATGCTCAAGAACATCTCCAGGTTCAGAAGGGGGCTTGCGAGGATAGAAAGCAGGGGCAGGGACTCCGAGGTCATAGAGGCCCTCGTCCTGCACGACGGCTTGACCGAAGACTCTTTAAAGAGCGAACTACAGGTCAAAAAAATAATAGACGGCGTGAACGCGCACGTGAAATCCCTGAGCCTTGAGCACACCCCTGTCTTCACGCATGAAAAGGACCCTGAGCACGAATCCTTCACCATAAAGTACTCGTCAAGGCGCAACGGCATATCGACCGAGACGGTCATCGACAGGAACCTGCTGCACTCGGCGGAATTCCTCGAACTCAAAACACTGGTCAAGTCCATGAAAGAGGCGGGCGATCCGCCCTTTACCGTGACGAACGGCGAGGACGCAACCGAGATCCTCACCTTCAGGGGCCTTGTCGAGCATGTGCTCGAGATAGGCAAGAAGGGCCTTTCCATACAGAGGTACAAAGGACTTGGAGAGATGAACCCGGAGCAGCTCTGGGAGACAACGATGGACCCGGAAAAAAGGGTGCTCCTGCAGGTCAGGGTCGAGGACGCGGTAGAGGCTGACGCGATATTCACCAGGCTTATGGGCGACGTAGTCGAGCCCAGGAGGGAGTTCATAGAAAAGCACGCCCTTGAGGTCTCAAACCTGGACGTCTAA
- a CDS encoding rhomboid family intramembrane serine protease, which produces MIPIKDNIPSSTYPYVTVALVAVNVAVFIFELTLGAGVERFIYKTAAIPLEITTLSDIGPKGLIPVPLTIFTAMFVHGGVLHVGGNMLFLWIFGDNVEDRFGHVRFLIFYLAAGVAASMTHIAIEPGSTMPMVGASGAIAGVLGAYFLMYPRAQVNTLVILPLFIGMTRLPAVIFLGVWFLFQVLSSGVGAQGGVAWFAHIGGFITGVAVAFFYKVFARAM; this is translated from the coding sequence ATGATACCCATAAAGGACAATATACCTTCGAGCACCTATCCATATGTGACCGTGGCGCTCGTGGCCGTCAACGTCGCGGTCTTTATCTTTGAGCTTACGCTCGGGGCGGGCGTAGAGCGCTTCATCTACAAGACAGCCGCCATACCGCTCGAGATAACTACCCTTTCAGATATCGGCCCAAAGGGCCTTATACCGGTCCCGCTGACCATTTTTACGGCGATGTTCGTCCATGGTGGGGTGCTTCACGTCGGCGGTAACATGCTCTTTCTCTGGATATTCGGGGACAACGTCGAGGACAGGTTCGGCCATGTAAGGTTTCTCATCTTCTATCTTGCCGCCGGGGTAGCCGCGAGCATGACCCATATAGCCATCGAGCCCGGTTCCACCATGCCCATGGTCGGGGCGAGCGGCGCCATAGCCGGTGTCCTGGGGGCATACTTCCTGATGTACCCGAGGGCGCAGGTAAATACCCTTGTCATCCTGCCTCTCTTTATAGGCATGACGAGGCTCCCGGCCGTCATATTCCTGGGGGTCTGGTTCCTTTTCCAGGTATTGAGCTCCGGTGTCGGCGCTCAAGGCGGGGTGGCCTGGTTCGCGCATATAGGCGGCTTTATTACGGGCGTGGCGGTAGCTTTTTTCTACAAGGTGTTCGCGCGCGCCATGTAA
- a CDS encoding aldo/keto reductase → MDRPIPKRKFGRTGVDVTILGLGGEGVLRTFGKEKEADALINTALDLGINYMESARAYSGSEAYYGLALKERRDKVLLASKSHARDKKGVLGHLEETLRNMKTDYLDLWYIHDVRTDDEVNKIFGPEGAIEGFIHARDKGLVKYIGVTGHHDPLIIKKCLESFDFDAVLVPVNPAEPFYKCFLDEVVPLASAKDTAIAGMKVYMKGLFQAPRRLLLSYALTQPISTAVVGCDNIDQMNENAEAASEFQPLKYKEVQRFTQMIEPYARQLMFYKP, encoded by the coding sequence ATGGATAGACCGATACCAAAAAGAAAGTTCGGAAGGACAGGCGTTGACGTTACTATACTCGGCCTCGGAGGCGAGGGCGTATTAAGGACCTTCGGTAAGGAAAAAGAGGCCGACGCCCTCATAAATACCGCCCTCGACCTTGGGATAAACTACATGGAATCGGCCCGGGCATACTCTGGGAGCGAAGCCTACTACGGCCTCGCCCTTAAGGAGCGCAGGGATAAGGTGTTGCTGGCGAGCAAGTCCCACGCGAGGGACAAAAAAGGGGTCCTTGGGCACCTTGAGGAGACGCTCCGGAACATGAAGACCGACTACCTTGACCTCTGGTACATACACGACGTGAGGACCGACGACGAGGTGAATAAGATTTTCGGCCCTGAAGGCGCGATCGAGGGCTTTATCCACGCAAGGGATAAGGGCCTTGTGAAATACATCGGCGTCACCGGCCACCACGACCCGTTGATTATCAAAAAATGCCTTGAGTCTTTTGACTTTGACGCCGTGCTCGTGCCCGTAAACCCGGCGGAGCCTTTCTATAAATGCTTTCTCGATGAGGTAGTGCCGCTGGCAAGCGCCAAAGACACCGCCATCGCCGGGATGAAGGTCTATATGAAGGGCCTTTTCCAGGCGCCCAGGAGGCTCCTTCTAAGCTACGCCCTCACCCAGCCCATATCTACCGCCGTGGTAGGATGCGACAATATAGACCAGATGAACGAGAACGCCGAGGCCGCAAGCGAATTCCAGCCTCTAAAGTACAAAGAGGTACAGAGGTTCACCCAGATGATAGAGCCGTACGCCAGGCAGCTCATGTTCTACAAACCTTAA
- a CDS encoding nicotinate phosphoribosyltransferase (catalyzes the formation of 5-phospho-alpha-D-ribose 1-diphosphate and nicotinate from nicotinate D-ribonucleotide and diphosphate), with protein MFHISDPRDIKAGRVTDVYFARTLEILKARGVDKRVRAELFAKTLPGDYGWGVLAGVEEAAYLMEGRKVNIRSMAEGEVFFPWEPVMEIEGSYQEFCVFETALLGLLCQATGVATKSARIRIAAGERTVVSFGARRMHPVVAPMIERAAFIGGCDGVAVIVSAELLDIDPMGTMPHALILVLGDTVEAIKAFDESVDARVKRVALVDTFNDEKFESIRVAEAMGGRLFAVRLDTPSSRRGDFYRIFEEVRWELDLRGFKEVKLFASGGLDEAEVVRLAPLVDAFGVGTCISNAPVVDFSMDIMEIEGKPLAKKGKWSGAKDVLRCSSCGARKVVPMDNIPKCSCGGEFERLLKPLILDGMKGRELPSPKAIREKVVDGIKGLCL; from the coding sequence ATGTTTCACATATCAGACCCGCGTGACATCAAGGCTGGCAGGGTGACGGACGTCTACTTCGCGAGGACGCTCGAGATACTCAAGGCAAGGGGCGTGGACAAGAGGGTAAGGGCCGAGCTATTCGCCAAAACGCTCCCGGGTGATTACGGCTGGGGGGTGCTCGCCGGGGTCGAAGAGGCCGCTTACCTTATGGAAGGCAGGAAGGTCAATATCCGGTCTATGGCCGAGGGCGAGGTATTCTTCCCCTGGGAGCCTGTCATGGAGATAGAGGGGAGCTACCAGGAGTTCTGCGTCTTTGAGACCGCCCTTTTGGGCCTTCTATGCCAGGCAACCGGTGTGGCCACCAAATCGGCGAGGATAAGGATAGCAGCTGGCGAAAGGACGGTCGTGAGCTTCGGGGCAAGGAGGATGCACCCGGTCGTGGCGCCGATGATAGAACGGGCAGCGTTCATAGGCGGCTGCGACGGCGTGGCGGTCATCGTGAGCGCAGAGTTGCTGGATATTGACCCGATGGGCACAATGCCCCACGCCCTGATACTCGTCCTCGGAGATACGGTCGAGGCGATAAAGGCCTTTGACGAATCGGTTGACGCCAGGGTAAAAAGGGTCGCGCTTGTCGATACCTTCAACGACGAGAAGTTCGAATCTATAAGGGTGGCCGAGGCGATGGGGGGGCGACTTTTCGCCGTGAGGCTCGACACACCGTCGTCCAGGCGCGGGGACTTCTACCGGATTTTCGAGGAGGTCCGATGGGAACTCGACCTTAGGGGCTTTAAAGAGGTCAAGCTCTTCGCCTCAGGGGGGCTTGACGAGGCGGAGGTAGTAAGGCTTGCCCCGCTGGTAGACGCCTTTGGCGTCGGCACTTGCATAAGCAACGCCCCTGTAGTGGACTTCAGCATGGATATAATGGAGATTGAAGGCAAGCCTCTCGCTAAAAAAGGCAAATGGTCTGGAGCCAAGGACGTCCTGAGGTGCTCTTCATGCGGGGCAAGAAAGGTCGTGCCGATGGATAATATCCCAAAGTGCTCTTGCGGCGGCGAGTTCGAAAGGCTTTTGAAGCCCCTTATACTGGATGGCATGAAGGGCAGGGAACTGCCAAGCCCGAAGGCTATCAGGGAGAAGGTGGTCGATGGGATCAAGGGGCTCTGTCTTTAG
- a CDS encoding lipid hydroperoxide peroxidase: MERKNRITFLGKPVTLVGPELKAGDKSPDFILVDSDLNEVTLKDFNGKVKLISVAVSIDTSVCDQQLRSFNEKAASLGNGVAVLNVTMDLPFALKRFCSTAGIDRAKALSDFRYASFGENYGVLMKELRFLARAVFVVDAKDNIAYSEIVSEATHSVNFENALKAATELIAKGKAA; encoded by the coding sequence ATGGAAAGGAAAAACAGGATAACGTTCCTTGGGAAGCCGGTGACACTGGTCGGCCCGGAGCTTAAGGCGGGGGACAAGTCCCCTGACTTCATACTCGTGGACAGTGACCTTAACGAAGTGACTCTCAAGGACTTCAATGGCAAGGTAAAGCTAATAAGCGTGGCGGTATCGATAGACACGAGTGTCTGCGACCAGCAGCTCCGCAGTTTCAACGAAAAGGCGGCCTCGCTCGGCAATGGGGTAGCTGTCCTGAACGTCACGATGGACCTGCCCTTTGCGCTCAAGAGGTTCTGCAGTACCGCCGGCATAGACAGGGCAAAGGCGCTGTCGGATTTCAGGTACGCCTCGTTCGGGGAAAATTACGGGGTGCTCATGAAGGAGTTGAGGTTCCTGGCTCGCGCGGTCTTCGTGGTCGACGCCAAAGACAATATCGCGTACTCGGAGATAGTCTCCGAGGCGACACACAGCGTCAACTTTGAGAACGCCCTTAAGGCCGCCACAGAGCTTATCGCGAAAGGCAAGGCCGCGTAG